Sequence from the Clostridium butyricum genome:
TCTCATAGTTACACTTAATAAAAATAGATTAACTATAAAGTTTTCTATGAAAAACACATCTGCATAAACTATCACTTTTAGCCCTCCTATCTGCTTGAGTTTAATTATAGACGTTTTCTCCTTAAAAATTTGTCATAATCAGATATGAGTACTTTATTTTTTATATTAAACTTTTTACATATATTTACACTATGTTTTCCCTTTACTTTTTACAAGTTAAAATTAAACAAATTATAATGTGCAAATTATTTTTTTCTATCTAAATTTGATATAAAATCTATAAAAATATCCCTACAAACTTTATAGTTATTACTTTTTATTATTTAAGTTAATTTATGATACTCTTTTTTTAATTTATTAGAATCACTTTGTATTTTTCTATTTAATTCAACCATTATTCTTTTATAAGCAAATAAAAAAAATCGCCCAAGCGACTATGTTATATCCCATATACTAAAAAGTTATCTGCAGATTTCACTACAATCATAATTTCCTAAATAATAAAAAAAGGTATGGATTATATCCATACCTAACGATAATATAAATTAATGTTTTCTTTGTCTTCTTAAAAATACCGGTATATCCAAATCATCTGATTCATAAGAATTTGCCGATGTTTCTGGTTCTTTTTCTGCAGTTGTAGCTGCTTCTTCTTTTGCAGTTTCATGCTGTACTGGCTTTTTAAGTTCTTGTACTGAATTTGATGACAATACATTTTTACCCGCTTCTGTTTCAAAACCAGTAGCAATAACTGTAATTCTTACTTCTTCTGTAAGAGTTTCATCTATTACTGCTCCTACAATTATATTAGCATCTGGATCTACAGCTTCACGAACAACATCAGCTGCATCGTATACTTCTAATGCACCTAAATCAGCTCCACCTGTAAAGTTAATTATTACATCTGTAGCGCCATCAATTGAAGTTTCTAAAAGTGGTGATGATATTGCTTGTTTAACAGCATCTTGTGCTCTTGTATCACCTTTACCAAAACCAACTCCCATATGAGCTAAGCCTTTATTAAGCATAACAGCTTTAATATCAGCAAAGTCTGCATTAATAACCCCAGTAATAGTTATAAGGTCAGATATTGCCTGTACCCCTTGTCTTAAAACATCATCTGCTAATCTAAAAGAATCAAGTAATGTTGTCTTTTTATCAGCCATTGTAAGTAATCTTTCATTTGGAATAATAACTAAAGTATCTACTTTTTCCTTAAGGTTTTCTATTCCCATTTCAGCATGTCTCATTCTTCTTTTTCCTTCAAATGGGAATGGTTTCGTAACTACACCTACTGTTAATATTTCCATAGATTTAGCTATTTCTGCAACAACAGGAGCAGCTCCAGTTCCTGTTCCTCCACCCATACCCGCTGTGATGAAAA
This genomic interval carries:
- the ftsZ gene encoding cell division protein FtsZ, with the protein product MLDFEADMQELTNIKVIGCGGGGSNAVNRMIVEGLKNVEFIAINTDKQALLLSEADQKIQIGEKLTKGLGAGANPEIGKKAAEESREEITAAIKGANMVFITAGMGGGTGTGAAPVVAEIAKSMEILTVGVVTKPFPFEGKRRMRHAEMGIENLKEKVDTLVIIPNERLLTMADKKTTLLDSFRLADDVLRQGVQAISDLITITGVINADFADIKAVMLNKGLAHMGVGFGKGDTRAQDAVKQAISSPLLETSIDGATDVIINFTGGADLGALEVYDAADVVREAVDPDANIIVGAVIDETLTEEVRITVIATGFETEAGKNVLSSNSVQELKKPVQHETAKEEAATTAEKEPETSANSYESDDLDIPVFLRRQRKH